In Limibacter armeniacum, a single window of DNA contains:
- a CDS encoding histidine decarboxylase, whose protein sequence is MTQRRQLPFEEQQQLDLLLHKLQEKNATALGYPTAKDFDYTELYKFLQFSMNNLGDPFVPSLYQVDTRPMEREVVSFMAALLRAPEDNWWGYVTHGGSESNMYGLYVARELYPHGMVYYSNATHYSVGKNLRILNMPHTEVSTQTNGEIDYTVLKDKISANREKPAIIFANIGTTMKEAKDDIRKIKEILYELGMDDYYIHADGALAGMFAPYLTPKPAFDFADGADSVSISGHKFIGSPIPCGVLLTKKTHKNRIARDIAYIGSEDTTIPGSRNGFTPLIWWYAIKTMGHEGFKQRIEYSLSLAAYTLEQLQNMGIKAWRNPNAITVVFPKPSMELVQKWQLAIEDDIAHVILMPNCNKEQIDLFLKDMEAERISSIY, encoded by the coding sequence ATGACACAGCGCAGACAGCTTCCCTTTGAGGAACAACAACAACTTGACCTGCTTTTGCACAAACTTCAGGAAAAGAATGCTACAGCCCTAGGCTACCCAACTGCCAAAGACTTTGACTATACTGAGCTGTACAAGTTCCTCCAGTTTTCTATGAATAACCTAGGGGATCCGTTTGTACCAAGCCTCTATCAGGTAGATACCCGTCCTATGGAGAGAGAAGTTGTCTCTTTTATGGCAGCGCTACTTCGAGCTCCTGAAGATAACTGGTGGGGATATGTCACACACGGTGGTTCGGAAAGCAATATGTATGGGCTATATGTAGCTCGTGAGCTTTACCCTCATGGCATGGTTTATTATTCTAATGCTACACATTACAGTGTTGGTAAAAACCTGCGCATCCTAAACATGCCACATACAGAGGTTAGTACCCAAACCAACGGAGAAATTGATTACACTGTACTGAAAGATAAAATCAGTGCAAACAGAGAAAAGCCAGCAATCATTTTTGCCAATATCGGGACTACCATGAAAGAGGCTAAAGATGACATCAGAAAGATCAAGGAAATTCTATACGAATTGGGAATGGATGATTATTACATTCATGCGGATGGCGCTCTGGCTGGTATGTTTGCACCTTATCTAACTCCCAAACCAGCCTTTGACTTTGCTGATGGGGCTGACAGTGTTTCAATCAGTGGACATAAATTTATTGGCTCACCAATTCCATGTGGCGTACTGCTAACCAAGAAAACCCATAAGAACAGGATCGCAAGAGACATTGCTTATATCGGTAGTGAAGATACAACGATACCGGGCTCCCGAAATGGTTTTACGCCACTAATTTGGTGGTATGCTATCAAGACGATGGGACATGAAGGTTTCAAACAACGAATTGAGTATAGCCTTTCACTGGCAGCATACACATTGGAGCAACTTCAAAATATGGGGATTAAGGCATGGAGAAATCCAAATGCCATTACGGTTGTATTCCCTAAACCAAGTATGGAACTGGTTCAAAAATGGCAGCTGGCAATAGAAGATGATATCGCACATGTGATCCTGATGCCTAACTGTAATAAAGAACAAATTGACCTTTTCCTAAAAGATATGGAAGCTGAACGTATCAGTAGCATATATTAA
- a CDS encoding serpin family protein — MKNLFLTACIVLPSIFGLFSCSSDKAHEPEPLRPLNANERTVSSASNDFSFQLLQEVLKSEPNKNIVISPFSASMALGMTTNGAKDSTKSVMLEALGLSDLDQDAANQSYRGLIDILGTADSKITMLNANSVWYRDSFHVQPTFEETVSAYFDANVQGLDFTDTEGAKNTINDWVKEKTNNKIQNLIQKIEDKHVMFLINAIYFNAPWEYEFDKDLTYQGEFNVEGEGTINTDMMVLKDGVYKKSYTENAVLFDLPYGNGQFSMTILLPNEGVSISEVMESTNAAKLAEWLDNAEESDIELQMPSFEIEFKKEFKDALAQMGMEKVFTPGQADFNNLFEEQRNDYYLTEVFQKAYIKVTEEGTEAAAATSVGVGIESIPLTNMINRTFLFLIREKHTNTILFNGVVFDPTKE, encoded by the coding sequence ATGAAAAACTTATTCTTAACTGCTTGTATCGTGTTGCCTTCTATTTTTGGGTTATTTTCTTGCTCTTCTGATAAGGCACACGAACCAGAACCTTTAAGACCTCTTAATGCCAATGAAAGGACGGTATCATCTGCTTCAAATGATTTTTCATTTCAACTCCTACAAGAGGTTTTAAAAAGTGAACCGAACAAAAACATTGTTATCTCCCCCTTCAGTGCCAGTATGGCTTTGGGTATGACTACCAACGGCGCTAAAGACTCCACCAAGTCTGTTATGCTTGAAGCTTTAGGACTAAGCGATCTAGATCAAGATGCAGCCAACCAATCTTACCGTGGGTTAATTGACATATTGGGAACTGCTGACAGTAAAATCACGATGCTAAATGCCAATAGCGTTTGGTATAGAGACAGTTTTCATGTGCAGCCAACATTTGAGGAAACAGTTAGTGCATACTTTGATGCGAATGTACAGGGACTTGATTTTACAGATACGGAAGGGGCTAAAAACACTATCAATGATTGGGTGAAAGAAAAAACGAATAACAAGATTCAGAACCTAATCCAAAAAATTGAAGACAAGCATGTAATGTTCCTGATCAATGCCATTTACTTTAATGCTCCTTGGGAATATGAGTTTGATAAAGACTTAACCTATCAAGGCGAATTTAATGTTGAAGGAGAAGGCACAATCAATACCGATATGATGGTATTGAAAGATGGTGTTTATAAAAAGTCTTACACTGAAAATGCTGTGCTTTTTGACCTTCCATATGGTAATGGACAATTCAGTATGACTATTCTCTTACCAAATGAAGGCGTATCCATCAGTGAAGTTATGGAAAGTACTAACGCTGCTAAATTGGCGGAATGGCTTGACAATGCTGAAGAGTCTGATATTGAGTTGCAGATGCCATCATTTGAGATAGAATTTAAAAAAGAATTTAAGGATGCACTGGCTCAAATGGGAATGGAAAAGGTCTTTACACCTGGTCAGGCAGACTTTAATAACCTGTTTGAGGAGCAACGAAATGATTACTACCTCACAGAAGTATTTCAAAAAGCTTATATAAAAGTAACAGAGGAAGGAACTGAGGCAGCGGCGGCTACATCAGTAGGCGTTGGGATTGAAAGTATTCCATTAACAAATATGATCAATCGAACATTTTTATTCCTTATTCGGGAGAAACATACCAACACTATTTTATTTAATGGTGTGGTATTTGATCCTACAAAAGAATAA
- a CDS encoding DUF885 domain-containing protein encodes MKKTLLIGTTAAVLFGCSPQDVKNEGQQTVQSVQNAESAKANAFFERVYEASVDRSPMQQTYLGIKKDYGKWDDISEKAELAELDIAKQDLAFLMDSIDASKLDKQTKLSYELMKMKLEEEIAGYEYRHISYPVNQMHGMQAEVPAFLIGFHAVTSKSDAEAYIERLNGMDTLVSQLIDQLKVREDKGILLPKFLYVKVLQDARNVLKGGPFEDGAEESSVILSDFQTKVEKIEGISEEEKKQLLAAASEALEKHVQPAYESLITVLEAQEKKATDDAGVWRFENGDKFYAYALKKTTTTDLTAEDIHKIGLEEVARIHGEMKEIMKKVGFEGSLKEFFKFMKEDDQFYYPNTEEGKQAYLDSATSLVNEVKGRLDELFLTKPKADMVVKRVEAFREKTAGKAFYNQPAMDGSRPGYYYANLYDMKQMPKYEMEALAFHEGIPGHHMQIAIAQELEGIPEFRKHMFFTAYVEGWGLYSELVPKEIGFYKDPYADFGRLAMELWRACRLVVDTGIHSKKWTREEGIKYYMDNTPAAYGACEKMVDRHIVMPSQATAYKVGMLKILELRKQAKEQLGDAFDIREFHDVVLTNGALPLNILEQLVNEWVASKKA; translated from the coding sequence TTGAAAAAGACATTACTGATTGGTACTACTGCTGCGGTACTTTTCGGTTGCTCTCCGCAAGATGTTAAGAATGAAGGACAACAAACAGTGCAATCTGTTCAAAATGCTGAATCAGCAAAGGCTAATGCGTTCTTTGAGCGTGTATATGAAGCTTCAGTAGACCGTAGTCCAATGCAACAGACTTATTTGGGAATCAAAAAGGACTATGGCAAATGGGATGATATCTCGGAAAAAGCAGAGCTGGCAGAATTGGATATCGCTAAGCAAGACTTGGCATTCCTGATGGACTCTATTGATGCATCAAAACTGGATAAGCAGACAAAGCTTAGCTATGAATTGATGAAAATGAAGCTGGAAGAGGAAATCGCAGGATATGAATATCGCCATATTAGTTATCCGGTAAACCAGATGCATGGAATGCAGGCAGAGGTTCCGGCTTTCTTGATTGGTTTTCATGCGGTCACTTCTAAGAGTGATGCAGAAGCCTATATTGAAAGGCTGAATGGCATGGATACATTGGTGAGTCAGCTGATTGACCAACTGAAAGTGCGTGAAGATAAGGGTATATTGTTGCCAAAGTTTCTTTATGTAAAGGTATTGCAGGACGCTCGTAATGTGTTGAAAGGAGGACCATTTGAAGATGGGGCAGAAGAGTCAAGCGTGATTTTGAGTGATTTCCAAACAAAGGTTGAAAAGATCGAAGGTATTAGTGAAGAAGAGAAAAAGCAATTGTTGGCAGCAGCATCAGAAGCATTAGAAAAGCATGTACAACCTGCTTATGAATCCCTGATCACTGTTTTGGAAGCTCAGGAGAAAAAGGCGACAGATGATGCAGGTGTGTGGAGATTTGAAAATGGAGATAAGTTCTATGCTTATGCACTGAAAAAGACAACGACTACCGACCTTACGGCTGAAGATATCCACAAAATTGGTTTGGAAGAGGTAGCTCGAATTCATGGAGAAATGAAGGAAATCATGAAGAAGGTTGGCTTCGAAGGTTCCCTGAAAGAGTTCTTCAAGTTTATGAAAGAGGATGATCAGTTTTACTACCCTAATACGGAAGAAGGAAAGCAAGCTTACCTTGATTCAGCAACCTCATTAGTCAATGAAGTCAAGGGTAGGTTGGATGAGTTGTTCCTTACCAAACCTAAAGCTGATATGGTAGTGAAGCGTGTAGAAGCATTCCGTGAAAAGACAGCCGGAAAAGCATTCTACAACCAGCCTGCCATGGATGGCTCACGTCCTGGCTACTACTATGCTAACCTTTATGATATGAAACAGATGCCAAAGTATGAAATGGAGGCATTGGCATTTCATGAGGGAATTCCTGGTCACCATATGCAGATTGCGATTGCTCAGGAACTGGAGGGAATCCCTGAATTCAGAAAGCATATGTTCTTTACAGCATATGTAGAAGGCTGGGGATTGTACAGTGAGTTGGTACCAAAAGAAATTGGTTTCTACAAAGACCCATATGCTGATTTCGGTCGTTTAGCAATGGAGCTTTGGAGAGCGTGCCGCTTGGTAGTGGACACTGGCATCCATAGTAAGAAATGGACACGTGAAGAAGGTATTAAATATTACATGGACAATACACCTGCTGCATATGGTGCTTGTGAGAAGATGGTTGATAGACATATCGTGATGCCATCTCAGGCAACAGCTTACAAAGTAGGTATGTTGAAAATTCTAGAGCTTCGTAAGCAGGCGAAAGAGCAATTAGGTGACGCATTTGATATTCGTGAATTCCACGATGTAGTGCTAACCAATGGCGCATTGCCTCTGAATATTTTGGAGCAGCTTGTCAATGAGTGGGTTGCATCCAAGAAAGCTTAA
- a CDS encoding Lrp/AsnC family transcriptional regulator, whose protein sequence is MSKLDQIDKKILNRLQEDSRTTTKELSSEVGISTTPVYERVKRLEKDGYIKKYVALVDKDKVERELTVFCQVSLKSHLKKNIQQFQEHMLGLPEVMECYHMAGNFDYLIKVMVRNMKEYQKFVVEKLTTTDVIDHVQSLFVMGEVKQETKFPLK, encoded by the coding sequence ATGAGTAAGCTTGATCAGATAGATAAAAAAATACTGAACCGATTGCAGGAAGATTCTCGAACCACGACAAAAGAGTTGTCTTCAGAAGTAGGAATTTCTACTACACCTGTTTATGAAAGGGTAAAAAGGTTAGAAAAAGATGGCTATATCAAGAAGTATGTAGCATTGGTTGATAAAGATAAAGTAGAAAGGGAATTGACCGTTTTCTGTCAGGTTTCTCTTAAAAGCCATTTAAAGAAAAATATTCAGCAGTTTCAGGAGCATATGCTTGGGTTGCCTGAAGTAATGGAGTGTTACCATATGGCGGGTAACTTTGATTACCTGATTAAAGTAATGGTCAGAAACATGAAAGAGTATCAAAAGTTTGTAGTGGAAAAACTGACTACAACAGATGTGATTGACCATGTACAAAGCCTTTTTGTAATGGGAGAAGTAAAGCAAGAAACCAAGTTTCCATTAAAATAG
- a CDS encoding VWA domain-containing protein: protein MKALMLFVLLVSGFSFFITPNDDMQKEKIKLEAKPDNRYLLKGQKSLYLLVNVQAGKIEAPKNRPMMNIGLVLDRSGSMDGDKIRYAKEACKFVANNLSENDLLSLTIYDDVVEVISEAGKLSNKEVFRQKVDGIFSRNTTNLSGGMLEGYNQTQKLYDRNKVNRIFLLSDGLANRGVTEPEQLNKMAETKNLEHGIGISTFGVGADFNEILMTDLAESGSGNYYFIDSPEKIPEIFSQELKGLLAVVAQNAVLDVEFPEEYLSVGEVYGYKYRTENGKMEVNFKDVISEELKSVLIRFDIKKDIPSDIALKTLLQFDDAETFQRKELAETVTLKPTDDIELYKASKDPNVLQLKSMFEANKEYERVMELVDKGQYREAKEKLEGDLRKMKASMDSLPPSEELAEQYKDMDDYLMKIDEVKELSEREKKMYQKSSRSDNYSKRKRK from the coding sequence ATGAAAGCACTAATGTTATTCGTGTTGCTGGTAAGTGGTTTTTCATTCTTTATAACACCCAACGACGACATGCAGAAAGAAAAAATTAAACTAGAAGCAAAACCTGACAACAGGTATTTGCTCAAAGGACAAAAATCCCTTTACCTACTTGTAAATGTTCAGGCAGGGAAAATAGAAGCGCCCAAAAACCGTCCGATGATGAATATCGGATTGGTACTTGACAGAAGTGGTTCAATGGATGGAGATAAAATCCGCTATGCCAAAGAAGCTTGTAAGTTTGTCGCAAATAACCTAAGTGAAAATGACCTCCTTTCTCTTACTATTTATGATGATGTAGTGGAGGTAATCAGCGAAGCAGGAAAGCTCTCCAACAAGGAAGTGTTCAGACAAAAAGTAGATGGTATCTTTAGCCGTAACACGACTAACTTGAGCGGCGGAATGTTGGAAGGGTACAATCAAACACAAAAACTATATGACCGTAACAAAGTCAACAGGATATTTCTACTGTCTGATGGATTAGCTAATAGAGGTGTTACAGAACCTGAGCAGCTCAACAAGATGGCAGAAACCAAAAACCTTGAACACGGAATAGGGATCTCCACTTTTGGTGTTGGGGCAGACTTTAATGAAATCCTGATGACGGACTTGGCAGAAAGTGGAAGCGGCAATTATTACTTTATTGATTCTCCTGAAAAAATTCCTGAAATCTTCAGCCAAGAACTGAAAGGATTGTTGGCTGTAGTGGCTCAAAATGCAGTTTTGGATGTGGAGTTTCCTGAAGAATACCTGTCAGTAGGAGAAGTTTATGGTTATAAATACCGTACTGAAAATGGTAAAATGGAAGTGAACTTCAAGGATGTTATCTCTGAAGAGTTGAAGTCAGTATTGATCCGTTTTGATATCAAAAAAGATATACCAAGTGATATTGCACTCAAAACGTTACTTCAGTTTGATGATGCTGAAACATTCCAACGCAAGGAGCTTGCAGAGACTGTAACCCTTAAGCCAACAGACGATATTGAACTATACAAGGCATCAAAAGATCCGAATGTATTGCAGCTGAAGAGCATGTTTGAAGCCAATAAGGAGTATGAGAGAGTGATGGAATTGGTAGACAAAGGACAATACAGAGAAGCCAAAGAGAAATTGGAGGGTGACCTTAGAAAGATGAAAGCTTCGATGGATTCGTTACCTCCAAGTGAGGAGTTGGCAGAGCAGTACAAGGATATGGATGATTACCTGATGAAAATAGATGAAGTAAAAGAACTCTCTGAAAGAGAGAAGAAAATGTATCAGAAGAGTAGTCGAAGTGATAACTATTCCAAGAGAAAAAGAAAATAA
- a CDS encoding MFS transporter: MNRNIKLLLGSNMLSHIGTGISMIALPWILIKEFEGEQSYAITIVLLNLFNILILPYAGTLIDRFSRKSIMLLVEGVGLTLNLLFIVLAVMLDEASWQLMALIFLNGTLYSFHYPSRFALAQEVTPTAYYKQINSWLEIQGQTAFILAGGLTGVLLEYTSLPMVLLIDALSYFFGFLMLANIKVEKKEVTTIAHIPAETVGNKIREGIIFFKQSPRLAALFLGGAIPFSIVMTLHYVVPIHVAKTLEESAQIMGWHEGIWAIGAMLAGVFVPVMIRKMGASETLVYPFASFVIALVVIALSPSVITFLAISIMLGWGNSGVRVARNTLMMEEVDNQMMGRLGSLTMTFSKGMQMLLVGLSALAIGYFNTYMVLGALASTAGVALIVVWRARKEESVDLPPCTCERQLSHCACA; this comes from the coding sequence ATGAACCGAAACATAAAGCTCTTGCTGGGAAGCAACATGCTCAGCCATATAGGTACAGGTATTTCTATGATAGCACTGCCTTGGATATTGATAAAGGAATTTGAAGGAGAGCAATCATATGCCATTACCATCGTATTACTCAACCTTTTTAATATACTGATACTGCCATATGCAGGAACCCTTATTGACCGGTTTTCAAGAAAAAGTATCATGCTTTTAGTTGAAGGGGTAGGTCTGACACTGAATTTACTTTTCATTGTTTTGGCAGTTATGTTGGATGAAGCTAGCTGGCAATTAATGGCCTTGATTTTCTTGAATGGAACCCTATACTCTTTCCATTATCCATCACGCTTTGCATTGGCACAGGAAGTAACACCTACCGCCTATTATAAGCAGATCAATAGTTGGCTGGAAATTCAGGGACAAACTGCTTTTATACTGGCAGGGGGGCTTACTGGGGTATTGCTTGAGTATACCTCTTTGCCTATGGTACTTCTGATTGATGCCTTATCTTACTTTTTTGGTTTTTTGATGCTGGCGAATATCAAAGTGGAGAAAAAAGAGGTCACTACAATTGCCCATATACCTGCCGAAACAGTTGGAAATAAAATAAGAGAGGGGATTATTTTTTTTAAGCAGTCTCCGAGGTTGGCAGCACTTTTCTTAGGGGGAGCAATACCATTTTCTATCGTGATGACTCTACACTATGTGGTTCCAATTCATGTTGCTAAAACATTGGAGGAAAGCGCACAGATTATGGGGTGGCATGAAGGGATTTGGGCGATAGGTGCTATGCTTGCTGGAGTGTTTGTTCCGGTAATGATCAGGAAAATGGGTGCTTCCGAAACGTTGGTTTATCCTTTTGCTTCTTTTGTAATTGCTTTGGTTGTGATAGCTTTATCTCCTTCAGTAATCACTTTTTTAGCCATAAGTATTATGTTAGGGTGGGGAAACTCGGGCGTAAGAGTGGCTCGTAACACTTTGATGATGGAAGAGGTAGACAATCAGATGATGGGAAGACTTGGGTCTTTGACAATGACATTCAGTAAAGGAATGCAGATGTTATTGGTTGGTTTAAGTGCACTGGCAATAGGGTATTTCAATACTTATATGGTATTGGGTGCTTTGGCTTCTACAGCAGGAGTTGCTTTGATAGTGGTGTGGAGAGCAAGAAAAGAAGAAAGTGTTGATTTACCACCTTGTACCTGTGAGCGTCAATTGTCACATTGTGCCTGTGCATAA
- a CDS encoding patatin-like phospholipase family protein produces the protein MQLSNQSVGIAMSGGGAKGLAHVGVLMYLEEIGINTNIVAGTSAGAIVGALYAAGHRPDAIIDFFVKTPLFSFSNFLSLTQGWRGLVDPEKLYKYFEPYIPNDDFTSLEKKLRVIATDMVKAKETMFTEGSVIRAILASSAFPLFFAPVEANGTSYADGGIINHFPADAIRRECEYLIGVYVSPLKEVNTQQMRSVKNILERSLELKGHLAEKSKFVLCDVMIYMDELQEFATFDTDEDILREIVKIGYEKAKSHHADFIKLKSELNKTRTVEF, from the coding sequence ATGCAATTATCCAATCAGTCTGTAGGCATTGCAATGTCTGGTGGTGGAGCTAAAGGACTTGCCCATGTGGGTGTTCTGATGTATCTGGAAGAAATCGGAATCAACACCAATATTGTAGCTGGTACAAGTGCAGGTGCAATAGTTGGGGCGCTGTATGCTGCAGGTCACCGACCTGATGCCATTATCGACTTCTTTGTAAAAACTCCACTGTTTTCTTTCTCCAACTTCCTGTCACTCACACAAGGTTGGCGTGGCTTGGTTGACCCCGAAAAGCTTTACAAATACTTTGAGCCTTATATTCCCAATGATGACTTCACTTCCTTGGAAAAAAAGCTGAGAGTAATTGCTACGGACATGGTCAAAGCCAAGGAAACCATGTTTACAGAAGGATCTGTTATAAGGGCTATCTTAGCATCTTCTGCTTTCCCGCTGTTTTTTGCACCTGTAGAAGCTAACGGTACATCTTATGCTGATGGCGGTATTATTAACCACTTCCCTGCTGATGCTATCAGGCGTGAGTGTGAATACCTGATCGGTGTATATGTGAGCCCGCTGAAAGAGGTCAATACACAACAGATGCGTAGCGTCAAGAATATATTGGAGCGTTCACTGGAACTGAAAGGGCATTTGGCGGAAAAATCAAAGTTTGTACTCTGCGATGTGATGATCTATATGGATGAGTTGCAAGAATTTGCCACTTTTGATACAGATGAAGATATACTGAGGGAGATTGTAAAGATTGGGTATGAGAAAGCCAAATCACATCATGCTGATTTTATCAAGCTAAAGAGCGAGCTCAATAAAACCAGAACGGTTGAGTTTTAA